Sequence from the Mustela erminea isolate mMusErm1 chromosome 8, mMusErm1.Pri, whole genome shotgun sequence genome:
GaagaggctattttttttttaaagtaatggctACAAAGttagaaatcacagaaaaaaatcctCACTTTTATCTAGTTTATATCAAAATTTTACTTGTCTGGGTTCTATCTTAGAGAAATGcgcttatttttaaaagtgagtcataagctgtgaaaaatattttcctttcagacaTAATTCTACATTGAGTCATAGCTCACTAAGTGAGCTTGACAGAGCATTGGTGAAACTTTCTACATGACAGTGCACAGATGAAAGCTCTCACCAGATCTCTGGGCTCCCCAGCCTGCCACACTACAGTTTTCACAGATCTTATGAAAGAATCACTTGTTGAGCTCATgccacaaaggggaaaaaaaaaccatctacggccaatattttttaaacaaattcttcTCTGATGAtaattttgttcctcttttttccttcccatgtCTTTAAACATTGTCCAAAAACACATTTCCTTTTGAAGCTCCTTAGTGGTTTACTAAAGTACACAGAATCACTTGACATCTTCCAATCGTATCTGATACGACTCTTACCAACAGAAGTCAAGGTACCCTTTGTGAtccataaaatttataaatgggaATTACTACATTTCCCTCTGTTTCGTGATGATGTGAAAGTGAGGATATGCTTGTTGCAATGCTGGAAATGAAATGTTTCATAACTAAACCggtgggagggaaaaaagacTTAAGCTCTTAGATTGGGTTGTCTGGAAACAGACAGCAAGGTAGCACCCCTGAGCAGAACGTTCATCAAGGAGTCATCTCAAGTCCAGAAAGACAAGCTTGGGCGGAAGGAGACGCTGACCCACGTGCGATGGGCAGTGAGGACTCAGACCATCCCATAATAAGTTCCAGGACCGAGACGGCCTTTCTGAGTTGTTAGAGTTCCCAGTAACGGGGACAGGTTGGTCCTCCTTGACTCAGACAGTCACTGACTGGGCCAGAAcctggaaggggtgggaggtgtcTTCAGTAAGGCAGTCTTGGTGACTAAAAGCAATTCTCAGTGAGGGGAATGGCTGTGGATCCTCAACAACGGGCAGTCCCGAGGGCAGTGAGTGCTTTGGCTTTGGAGAGAAAGTGCGAGTAGAACAACCTACCGTCTGCTCTCAgctcctgctctgtgctcagtgctctgCTAAACGCTATGGGGGATAGCGTATGTAGAAATGTGTCGTCTGTCTAGAATTAATAAGCTGGACCTATTTGAAATAGTACAAATACATCAAGGTGGTTAGCAATTAAGTGCCAAATTGTGCGGAACCCACCAAGGAGACATGGACACTATCAGAAGAAAGAATGGTCAGTGACGATGATATTGTCCGGACAATCTTTCAGAAGGTAAAACTTGAGttgtggaggaagaagggaatgaTTTGGGCAAAtggtgaagaaaaggaaagccatTGCCGAAAAAAacgaaagaagagaaataaagcaggaaTGATTATTCTGTTCTCGTGGAAGAGTGAACAACCCAGGCTACTTAATGCATTCGTTTCAATTCAGCAACGTCACTGAGCAAATCCAAATGCAAGGCCCGGAACCAAGTGCACAAGATTCAAGGGGAGTGAGACACCATGCCGTTTAGACAACAACACGTCACGGCTCAGCGTCTAACTCGGACTAGAAAGACGTGAGGTACCAGAGAGGCACAAGAGGGGAGCAATCGTGGTCCCTCAAAGGGCTGTTTGCAGAGGGTGGCCTTGGAGCCGACTTGAAGTAACAGAACGTTTtcgaggagaaagaaagggagtttCCGGAGAATGCTGTAAAGGAAGAGGCGCAGAATCCTGAGGTTTACTTGGTGTTTAAACGAGCCCCGTCTCAGGTGGAGCTTAGCTGTCACACgctcctgggctgggctggaagcACAGTCTGGCCCCAGAAGCTTGCAGCAGTTCCATGacaggtgtttgtttttgtttttgatcgAATTCTTAATGTAGAGCCGtacaaaagctttatttattgGAAGACTCTCGCTGGAGGGGATCCAAGGACGAGGGGGTGCGGGGAGACGGATCAGATGAACGGGCGGTGACAGAGGTCACtgtgaggcaggaggagagagtcACCGTTTTAGGGAAGAAGTTAGTAagacgggaaaaaaaaaaaacacttgaccAAAAAATCAGGACCCCTTTTTCCCCAAGACTAGACTAAGGCGTCACAGAGTGTGGACGTCCTTGCTGGGAAAATTAGGTTAGAGAGGAAATGGGGTCAGCAAAAGGAGGACACGGAGCAGCAGGAGCGGTTCCTGTCCAGCGAGGGAGACAGAGACGGAGCGGGAGGTCACCCAGGTCATCTCGGCTTTCTACGTGGCGCTCGCACTAGCCAGTGATTCACCCGGAGGAGCGGCTGAGCACGGCCGCGTGTGTGACTCATCGGGGAACAGCAGGTCGGGGGCGGCTGAGCACATCTGGCAATGACCCTTTTGCAGATGCTCGATGACCTCATCTGGCTCCGGAcgaaagcaggaggagggagcaaaacgcccagagggaaggggacagggccAGCGTGGGGTGTGCGTGGCAGGAGGGAAGCTGGAAGGAGCCACATGGAGATGCTCGTTTCTGGCCTCCTGTGACTTCACGGGTGGCAGGACAGAGGGTTCGCTGCTGAGGGCCAAGGGCCGGCCTCGCTGGGAGGCGAGGGCCACGAGCACACAGAGGGAGCGGAGCAGCAGGAAGGTGTCACCGGTGCTCGTGGTGAAGCGATCAGGCCTGAGTGTCCAGTCTGGTCTTGAATTTAAAGCACCAGGAGCTCTTCTCCACGGAGGCCCCACGAGCACAGACTTGAAGGGATGCAGGCGTTGCTGCCGGGAGAAgccacggagcacagagcccggtGTCCTGTCCTGCCGGGAAACAAGCTGGACATTGGTGGGGGGGACGGACAGGGGACAGGGATGGGACAGCAGTGCTGCTTCCCCATCTGAGTCCTCGGGGCTTGCATTTGGACCGCAGAGGTCTCCCGTCTTGTTACGTTGTTCTCGTTAGAGCGGCTAGTAGCTGTGATGACTTGGTCCCCCAGTGGCCTTGCGTCCTGCGCTGTCCCCGCGCCGCCGCTGGGGAAGGCGTCCACACAGACGCTGCCTTCTGCCGACTCCGCTCACTACCGAGAAGCCGCGAGCTTCGCCTCGTGCAGACGGACCAACCCCACATCCTACCGACGGCCCGACCGCCGCTGCTTCCCCGTGCAGGATGAGGAGAGGCAGTCCCTAAATCGAGTTCAATCATACTCCCGTGAAAATAAACGCAATTCGggttctcccttttttctttcttttttttttacatgtaagaCACGCACGGTAAGGGGTTAACATGAATTGCGTATCATTTGAGATGTTTCTTGAtggcaacaaaataaaacccaaaagagAATTATAACATAAAGTATATAGAATTAAGCAGAATTGGCGCAATTTCAtctttaggacttttttttttttcagattttatttatttgagagagagaaagaggagcagagggagagagacaagcagccTCGgggctgaacaaggagccccagGAGTGGCTTCATCAacaaccccgaggtcatgacctgagcccgagtcgagtctgatgcttaacggactgagcccctTGGACCCCCTTGCAGGGCTTCTTGTTACAATAATCTCACTGGGATCTCTGCATGATTGATTTTTTCAACCAGAATTTTcatcttcatattttcttctatttgtctCCTTGATGTCAGTCGTGAGAGTGTGAATGAGAACAAGACCTGCGGGCCAGCGTCCGAGACCCGCGGGCCAGCGTCCCAGACCCGCGGGCCAGCGTCCGAGACCCGCGGGCCAGCGACCGAGACCCGCGGGCCAGCGTCCGAGACCCGCGGGCCAGCGACCGAGACCCGCGGGCCAGCGTCCGAGACCCGCGGGCCAGCGTCCGAGACCCGCGGGCCAGCGTCCGAGGTGGCTTCCAGCTGTCTCTTCCAAAGGCGGTGGCTCCCTTTAACGACTCGGGTTCAGGTTCTGTGACTGAGAAGTAACTCTCCTCTAACAGGAATgtaacttctctcttttcccctcctggGGATGGGTCCAGCTCACTGCTCTCCTAATTCCCTCTCGAGGGACCGCGTCCCCACCTGAAGCTCTAGCAGTTGCTCGGGGGACGGCGAAGGTCTTAAATATGACCCCAAGCCGTGTCCAGCTGGACGCTCCACTGGTCCCTCCCACATGCCTCAGCCTCTCCGCTCCTCTGCTCCCTATCTTAATAGAGATCACCACCTTCCGTTCTGTTACCCAAGCCGGAAACTTGAGAATATTTGAAATTCCTTGTGGCCTTGCCCCCTTCTCTCCCATGATATTGTGTTGATTGTATTTCTTGAGTATCTCCCCAATCCATCCCTATTTCTCCCTCCTCCGTGGCCTTGACACCTTAATCCCTTattccctgtttctttttctccaccattttttttttaagatttatttgacagagagagatcacaagtaggcagagaggcaggcagagagagagagagaggaagccggctccccgctgagcagagagcccgatgcggggctcgatcccaggaccctgggatcatgacctgagccgaaggcagcggcgtaacccactgagccgcccaggcgcccctctccatcATTGTTTTAACTCATCTTTCTACTTTCGGTCACACTCATTCTAAAAATTTTGCCAAGGTGATGTTTCTAATATACAAATCACAATATGTGTCTTACTTGCTTAAAACACGTCACTCAGTATTTCGTTCTATCTATATTTTGAGTGGTCCAGATTTTGTTCAGCGGGACTGGCCCTGGGGGAGACgacccatgagagactgtggactctaggGAACCaaatgagggttttagaggagaagctggtggggggggttgggtgagcctggtggtggggattaaggggggctcagattgcatggagcactgggtgtggtgcctaaacaatgaatcctggaacactgaaaagaaatagaaaaaatgaataaaatttttttaaaaagggactgGCCCTGCATTCAAGATATTCAGCATCTTGGTCTCTCCATGAAACGCCTAGGTTATTTCCCAGTTTTCAGGCCCACTGCAAACACCCTCCTCACACAGACCAAGGGTCCTCTAGAGGAGCAGATTTATGGTCACACTCCCAGCTGAAAAACGAAAATCCTTTCCTAAAGAAACTCCTCCAGAAAAATGTTCCATCTTTCACGTGACATGCAAGTCCCTTCCTGattcctttttctgcttcttttatttaCTTCCCTACAATCCCCTGCGTTCCGTCCTACTGCCACGCCGTCTCACTTGGGGTGCCCCCAAACAGCCACGTCTTTTAAGAGCACCACGCCGTGATCTGTGTTGTTCTTTACGTCGGGCCTCTTGCTCGAGACGCTGTTTTCGTCCGTCAGGGCTCAGGcactttctttgcttctctcctttccaaACCCCGGTCTAGCTGAGATGGCTCAGTCCTGAGTTCCACTGTGAATACTTGGTTAACTTCAGTTATCatcacacatttatttaattcagttGGTGTGGTGTTCTGTTTTACCCACTCCATGGTAAATATACAGCAATGGCTCCCTAGAGCATGGATTGCATAACCCTTTTACATTCCAAACAAAAAATACCAGTATTCTTGCATGAAATACACATGCAAATCAGCCACCCACCCCCGACGCCTAGGCTCTGGTCTAAATTAAGCTGCCACCATTGTGAAATTGGTTTTGTCACGTGGATTTAAAGTTCCACTCTGTTTAATATCTGTTCTTGTAATTTTTACAAATGATATTTTCAGTTACTTGTCATCCTGTAAAATTAATGGTCCTGGAAGATACCCCACTGtatcctgttctttctctttcccacagCTCACATCTGGCCACAGCCCCTCCTCATACTAATAGGAATCTGAATAAACCAATTTGAGAAAATGACTTTAACTTTACTTTCCACATccagggggaggcggggaggaatGGGTAAAGGTACACGTTTCCCTGTATCTTCTTTTACACCTAATACTCTCAGACATTTTTCAAATCTGTCAAATCTGATACAgttaatatctttttttgttggatttttttctaagatattGAGTATCTTCTCCATGCTTATTGGCTTCTGTGAATTATCTATGGAGGACtttgcacattttcattttttttttcctgactgtttCCTAAGGGCTTTTTCCAAGTAAATGTATTAAACATTTTCTGttatattaattacaaaaatcTTCCCAGTTTGAACATGCTTGTAAGAGTTTTAGAATCtagatttaaaatgcattttagaatCTGATCTtccaacattttcatttattatctgtTTGTTTCATGTGCATTCCAAGATTATTAAGCTGCTCCAAGGGTCGCAGATGAGTAAAGTTGTCCTTATCATTTTTCTCGCACCTGGTTTGCTCCAATGAACTCCGGAACGATTTTGTCCTGTTGCAGGTTTCCAAGACCCGACAGGGATTTCGAGCGGGGCTGTATTTAATTAGGCATGAATTTAAGACAAACAACCACGTTTCTCCAACACTGAGCCTCCTGCGTGAGAACGAGGCCCGTTTATTCCCGTTTTATCTCTGCTTCCGTGTCGTGTTTCCGCCGGGGCTGCGGACTCCGGTCGGGCTCAGTCCCGGGCGCCGTGAGCGGCCGCCGCGGGGACGGTCCAGTCTGTCGCTCGGCGTCCCCGGGCCGGGACAGCGGCGGGCGCGGACGACAGGTCGGAGCCGCGGGGACAGGGACAGCGACGCACCGTGTGCGCGGACGAGCCAGGCCGAAGGTGGCGCCGCGAGGCTGCGGAATCGGGTCACGGCGCACACTCGGGGCTCGAGGATTTTCACCTTCGTCCTGGGAGACGGCGCTCGGGGCTCTAGGGTGCGGGTGTGCGCGCGTgggtgtgcgtgagtgtgtgtgcgcgAGTGTGCGCGCGTGCAGGTGTGCGTGAGTATGTGCGCACGTGTGTCTGTGCGCGAGTGTGcgtctgtgtgcatgtgcacgggggggtgtgtgcgtgcgtgtctgtgtgcgtgcgtgtctgtgtgcgtgcatgtgtgtgcgtgtgtgcgcgagtgtgcgtgtgtgtgcatgtgcgcggGGGGTGTGCTGCGTGTCTGTGCACgtatgcgtgtgcgtgtgtgtgcgcgcgtgtgtctGTGCGCGAGTGTGcgtctgtgtgcatgtgcacggggggtgtgtgcgtgcgtgtgtgtgcgcgtgtgcgcgcgtgcaGGTGTGCGTGAGTGTGTATGCGCGCGTGTGTCTGTGCGCGAGTGTGcgtctgtgtgcatgtgcacgggggggtgtgtgcgtgcgtgtctGTGCGTCTGTGCGCGCGTGCaggtgtgcgtgagtgtgtgcgcgcgagtgtgtgtgtgtgcatgtgcgcggGGGGGGTGTGCTGCGTGtctgtgcacgtgtgcgtgtgcgtgcgcgtgtgcgcgcgtgcaggtgtgcgtgagtgtgtgtgcgcgtgtgtctGTGCGCGTGTGcgtctgtgtgcatgtgcacggggggtgtgtgcgtgcgtgtgtgtgcgcgtgtgcgcgaGTGTGTATGCGCGCATGTGTCTGTGCGCGAGTGTGcgtctgtgtgcatgtgcacgggggggtgtgtgcgtgcgtgtctGTGCGTCTGTGCGCGCGTGCaggtgtgcgtgagtgtgtgcgcgcgagtgtgtgtgtgtgcatgtgcgcggGGGGGTGTGCTGCGTGtctgtgcacgtgtgcgtgtgcgtgtgcgcgcgtgcaggtgtgcgtgagtgtgtgtgcgcgtgtgtctGTGCG
This genomic interval carries:
- the LOC116596869 gene encoding putative uncharacterized protein FLJ46204, with the translated sequence MHTDAHSRTDTRTHTHAHLHTRSTPPPRTCTHTHSRAHTHAHLHARTDAQTRTHTPPRRAHTHTHARTQTRTHT